CCACTCCCTTCATCCTTCCTATAAGGGAAATGTCCTCTTCTCTTGTTCATGTCGTATCGGGAGTTATTTCGCACAGTTCACACCGTACGAATTCGCACAGGAGGCCTTCGCGAGAAAAACGTGTCTTGAACTGGGAGGGGATCAGGGCACAGATATTGTTAGAATTATAAAGAAAAAATCAAAGAAATTTCTATGATTGCTAACTATTCGATTATTGGCATGTAAGTTGCGCATGAAGCTTGTCGTAAATTTCAATGGCATATTTTTGCCTTTTTGTTTAGGCGATGACGAGATAGACGATGAGTCGGAGAAAGTTAACCATGGAGCACCTGACTGCGGGTATTCGTGTATATCTTAAGGATTTCAATTTTAAAGATAATTTTAAAGGGCTTGCCAGCAATGTGAGAGGGGATGTGTTGGCAGGGATCACTGTGGCGATGGTGGTGCTTCCCATGGCCTTGGCCTTCGGTGTGGCTTCCGGGCTCGGGGCGATTGCGGGCATGTGGTCGGCAGTGGCGGCCGGTCTTATTGCGGGCCCCTTAAGCGGATCAGCGTGGTCGGTTGGTGGGCCGACCGGACCCATAACCATTCAAATCCTTTCAATGACTCAGACCAATAAATTAGCCGATGGGAGCCCCGATCTGATTTTCGTATTTACGACCATCGCCTTAGCCGGTTTTATATTGATTGTGTTGGGACTGTTGAAGCTCGGACAATTTATCAAGTTCACACCCTATTCAGTCATCTCCGGATTTATGACGGGTTTGGGTGTGTTGTACATGCTGTTGCAACTCAACCCATTTTTAGGGCTTCCCGGCGTCAAAAGTATTACCTCCGCCATTACCGAATTGCCCTCCAGTTTGGTCCATGCCTCGCCTGTGGCCTTGGGAATCGGCTTGTTGACCTTACTCATTGTCATCGTTTGGCCAAAAATTTCTCCTGTGACCTGGCTGCCCGGTCCATTGATCGGATTATTAGCCGGTACGGTAACTACGGTTGCCCTCGGGCTAGACATCCCTAAAATTGGAGATATTCCCACTGGCTTACCCGAGCTGTATCTTCCCGATCTTAACATTCTAGAAAAAGCCTTCGTCCCGGCTGCGGCTCTGGCGGGGTTATGTATATTCGATAGTCTTCTGACCTGTCTCATCGTCGATAATATGACCGGCACACATCACAATAGTGACCGTGAATTGGTTGCCCAAGGATCAGCCAATCTCTTTTCAGGATTGGTCGGAGGGCTGGGGGGAGCCACGAATACCATGCCATGTGTTGTGAATATCCAGAGTGGGGCTCGTACCCGCTTGTCGTCCATAACCATGGGCCTTGTCCTGCTTTCGTTCATTTTCGGACTGGGTTCATTGGCCGCATCCATTCCTCTTTCCGCCTTGGCCGGTATTCTCCTCAAGGCCGGCTATGACATTCTGGATATGCGAGTTCTGCCGGTGGTTCGGAGATTGCCCACCTCTGATTTAATGGTATTTGGTCTGGTGGTTTTCATGACGGTGTTTTGGAATCTTCTGTCGGCCATGGCGATGGGACTTGCAGTGGCGTTTTTCCGTTTTGTAAAAGACCAGTCTGATCGCTATAAAGCCGATCTCACTCAGCGGGATGAAGATGTAAAACAGGAAGAAGAAGATCTCATTTTTTCCTTCGCCAGGGATTATGCCAGAAAAATAAGCCAGGATGGGGCCAATATAGGAGAGCTGAGCGGTCGTTTTGAGCATATCGTTCGAGACCGGATTCTCATCGTTCGTCCTCACGGTCCATTATTTTTCGGTGCGATCGATTGGCTGAACGAGACGGTGGAACATCTTGACAGCAAAGATGTGCTTATCATTCGTTGCAAATGGTTGGATGAATTGGATTTGTCAGGTGCTTATGCGTTAGGTGATTTAATTGAAGCTGCCAACAGTCGCGGGGTAGCGGTGTTAACCGCTGGCATGTCCCCTAGAACCCGACAAATTCTTGCCGATTTAAATGAGCTTTCCAGACTGAAGGAAGACTATATCTGCACACATTTTAATGAGGCTTTGGATACCGCTATGCAGATCGTGGAAAAGAAGGCCGTGGAGATTAGGCTACACGCCCACAATGAACCGGTTTTGACGGGAGGATAGCATGGTCGTTTTGCCCGCTTGCGAGTCATGGGAGTGACGGCCTTGAATGGCATTATTGAGGAGCATCAGTTGAGGAGGCGTTTTAAAAGGCTCTCCCCTTTACGGCCCTCCTTGTAGTGTTTTTTCGGTTGTGGTGGTGCCCAGGAGCAACAACTTTTTTAAGACATTATCCAATAGGTTCTGTCCAGGGATGGTGGATACCAAATCGGCATGTTTTTTATGGCCGATGCCTTCTTTCGGCGATCAGCGACAACGTCTTTGTCACCACGATCTATAGGCCTTTTCGTATGGTCGGATGGTGTGTATGGCTCTTCCCTATATGGTTACCATGATTCTCGGGGGACACCTGGCTGGGTATGTGTTGTTGCAACCAGAAACGGAAACGTACTATGCACAAGGGGTCTTGACGCATTATGTGGCGGCTGTTGCAGCCCTCCATTCAGCTTAAGGGATTCCCGCATCCATGGTTGGTTCACCCTTTTACATGTAAGTCTCGGGTGCGTCTACCTCTTACCTCTTCCTCATGCTTGCCGGCTCCCGGATTTCACAATGCGATTTTGCCGGCCATGTATTTCCGCCCGTGGTCACAGGCTCCCCTCATCTGACCATGGAATCTTTCCCCCTGAGTTGGGAGCGGACCACCGGGTCAACCTGTTCAAGAAATAGACTCTAAGTAGAGGAATGATCCTAAGTTGGGGGACCTTCCATAATGAGATTAGGCCAGCTATTGGGGTATAGTGGCGTCAAGATCGGGCTGTGTCAGGCCTGTCAGCGAAGGGTTTGATGGGATTGTAAGAGAATTTCGGAGAATTCGCTATGTCTCTCAATAAATTATTTTTAAATCTTCCGATTGCCAGAAAGCTACTTTTAGTCTCCGGAGTCCCGGTTTTGGCCGTCTTGATTTTGAGCCTGGTGACCTATAGAAGCGTTCAGACTTTTTCTCTGGATGAAGATCGCCTGAATGATGTGTATCTGGTGCAAAGCGCGTCGGCTGAATATATGCGCTTAGTTGTGGATCTCGAAACCGGATTTCGCGGATTTATTCTGACTCAAAAGGCTCCCTTTTTGCAGCCCTATTTGGCAGCCAGGCAACGAGTGTTGTTACTCGGGAATTCATTGAGACAGATGGTCAAGTCTGTTGAGGAACAGCGACAGGTAATCGAAACTGTTCAGGGAATGGTCGAACAATTGATGAATGACAAAGATCGGCTGATTGAACGGGTCAAGGCGGGTTTTCCGCAGGAGGCCACGGACTATGTCGAGAGTGAAACAGGGCGTATCCTCATGCTTGCCATCCGTGAAGAAATGGCTCGATTTGACCGGCGAGAAGTCACGCAATTGCAACACGCCCTTGGGAGTAGTGCCGCAGACCGGGCGGCCCTGATGGGGGTGGTCGTGTGGGGAGGGTCGTTGGCGTTGATTTTGTTGCTGGTGCCTCTTCATCTCATTGCGCGGTCCATTACAGGACCATTAACGACCTTGGTCAAGGCGGTGGAAAATGTTTCCGGAGGGAATATTCCGAATATTCCAGTTTTCCAACGGGGCGATGAAATTGGCGAATTGACGAAAGTCATGCAGACAATGGGCACCCAAATCCGGAATCATATCCGGCGTATTGAACAATCCGAACAGGAACTCCGAACGCTGAACCAGGATTTAACTTCTTCTGAGGCCAAATATCGAGGGATTGTGGATTATGCGCCCATCGGAATATTCACGGCAAAAAAAGATCATCTGATTTTTAGCAACCGGCAGAATTGGGTCCTGGCCGGGAGGAATCCCGATGAGGTGTTGGATCCTGAACATATGTGGGAAGCGATTCATCCGGACGATCGGGAGGGAGTGCGCGAAACTTTTCAAGATGCCGTCCACCAAAGTGAGCCCTTTGAGCGGGTCCTTCGCTTCCTGCATCCAGACGGAGCTGTGCGCAAGGTCTTATGTCGCGCGGTTCCAATTCAAGATCACGGTGGGCAGACCATGGTATACCAGGGATTCAATGTGGATATCACGGCTTTAGAGTATATGCGTGCACAATTGAACCGGTCTGACCGCTTGGCCACATTGGGACAAATGGCTGCAGGTATTGCCCATGAGATTCGAAACCCGCTGGTGGGTATTGGGTCAACCACGACATTGCTGATGGAAGATTTTCCTGATGGTGATTCGCGGCATGAAGACCTTGTAACCATTCTCAAGGAAACCCGACGACTGGATCGCATTGTGAACCAAATTGTTGACTTTGCGCGACCAAGAGACTTGCTCCCGGTAACCTTTCAATTGCAAGATCTGATACAGGAGTCTTTGCAGGTGCTCAATGAACCCATCAAACAAATGGACATTCAGATCGATTTTCATCCGCCTGCCAAACTGCATTCCATCCAAGCTGATCGAGATCAACTGAAGCAAGTGTTGCTAAATGTGATCCAAAATGCCGTTGAGGCGATGTCGGAGGGCGGATGCCTTCGTCTGTCCGTTGAAGAGGAAACCATTGAACGAATACCGGGGTTGCGTATTACAGTCCAAGATAATGGAAAAGGAATCAGTCCAAGTGCTCTCCCGAGGATTTTTGAGCCGTTTTTTACCACCGGCAAGCATCGTGGAACTGGACTGGGGCTGCCTATTTGTCGAAATATTATTGAAGCCCATGGAGGCGAGATCCATGCGGAAAGTCAGTCAGGTATTGGGACCACCATGACATGGTGGCTGCCTTGCGTTTGCCAACCCCAACTTCCCACGGTGTAACCCATGCGCGCGAACATTTTTGTGACGGATGATGATGATGTGGTTCGGCAAGCCATCAGCCGACGGATCGCAAAACGACACCATCATGTGCGAAGCTTTGCTTCGGGAGAGGCCTTATTGGAAGCCCTTGATCATGATGCGCCAGATCTCATTCTTTTAGATTTGAAAATGGCCGGGTTAAGCGGACTGGAGACTCTCAAGCATATTCGTGCGAAATCTCAACAGTCCCTTGTCATTCTCCTCACAGCCTATGGCACGGTGGAAGATGCAGTGGAAGCCATCAAACTCGGGGCTTATGATTTTCTGATTAAAAGTGTCGATTTCTCCAGTGTGGAACCTGTGATCGATCGTGCGCTTGACTATCTATCCCTACGGCGCCGTATCGATTTTGAAACGCAGGATAGGCCTGGTCGATATGCCTTCAACAGTTTGATTGCCAATAGTCCCAGTATGAAGGAATTGATTGGGCAAATTCAGGAAATGGCAAAGAATTTAAAAACGACGGTTCTCCTGTTTGGAGAAACGGGAACAGGGAAAGAATTTGTCGCTCGAGTCCTTCATCATAACGGGCCCCGGGACAAAGGTCCCTTTGTGGGGGTGAATTGCACAGCCATTCCTCAGGAATTATTTGAAAGTGAATTATTTGGCTATGAGCGTGGGGCCTTCACGGGTGCGAATCAGCGCAAACCCGGTCTCTGTGAGCAGGCAGAAGGCGGGACGCTTTTTTTAGATGAGATTGGAGACCTCAATCCTTCCATGCAGGCGAAATTGCTTCGAGTGTTACAGGAGCGTTCGTTTAAACGGTTGGGTGGACAAGAGGATATTGAGGTGGATTTTCGCCTGATTGCGGCCACCAATCGGGATCTGCGCAAAGATGTGGCGCAAGGCAGGTTCCGGGAGGACTTGTTTTTTCGGCTGAATGTGGTGTCATTGAATCTCCCACCATTACGAAATCGGATAGAAGATATTATCCCTCTGGCTCTTGCGACGTTGATTCGACAAAGCAGTGATCTTGGTAAAGAGGTTTCGGCTATAGAGCCGGAGGCCCAACGGCTGTTGGAGCGCTATCCCTATCCGGGAAATATTCGTGAACTGGAAAATATTATGGAGCGTGCGGCTATTTTTTGTCGTGGAAAAAGTTTGACGGAAGGGGATCTGCCTCGTGAAGTCCATGAAGAGGCCCGTTCCTCAGTCAATGCGGTCACTCGAGGGGATCAAAAGGTGGTGCGCATGGAAATGATTCTCGGAGAGCAATCCCTTGCTGGCATTGAAAGCGATTTGATTGAAGAAGTCATGCGGTTATCTGATTATAATAAAAGTCTCGCTGCCAAATATCTTGGTATTACTCGCTTCGCTTTGGACCGCCGTCTCAAAAAAATCCCCGAGTCTTGATCCTATCTGTTGGTGCCTGAAATTACCGCCAAATGACGGTGTTTTTATGTTCGTCTCTTCAGAACAAAGGAACAGATTGATGCCTTGAGGTGACCAGGGGGAATTGTCCGGTCATTTTTGAGATTTTTTTCGACTTTTTACAAGAACAACGATGCCAATGATTCCAATCAACAGAGCCAAGATTCCCAGTGTTTCCAAGCCTCCCATCTTGCTATCCTCCTCCTCCTCCTCCTCCGATAGCATGGCTTCGGTGGTTATTTCTCTTTCGGTGTGTTGTAGGGGCGAAAGCCTGTGAACCGACCGATTCTTTCCTAACCGGCTGGAAAGGATTTCAGCCGGTCGTTTCAATCTTTCCTGTTTTCATCGAAATCGTCAAGATGCCGTATCAAATGGGAATGCTGGAAGCTTCAGGGATGGAGCATGATAACCTGGTTTTCTTCTATTTCGCATGGTAGGCCGTGATTTTGAGGATGAGCATGCAGGTCGGTTGGAAATTTCTAGACTCAAGACTGACCTGCTTGTGGCTCCAAATATATTTGTTGATCTGAGGTTGAGGTGGAATAGCGTTGTAGGCAGAACAACTCGCTGATAGAATTGTATGCTCATGGAATCCGTAATCACTCATGCTTGCTGACGTTGTCCTGCCGGCCAGACGGTTCCAGGTTTTTACCTATCAAGTTCCTCCCCATCTGCTTTCCCTGTTGTATGTGGGAAGTCCCGTGGTGGTCCCTTTAGGTTCTACTGTCGTCTCTGGAGTGGTCGTTACCCTCTTTGAAGCTCAAAACTCTTATTCCCAGCAGACGAAGCTCCGTAAAAAATCGTTACGTGCCATTCTTTCGTTGGAGGCAGATGCCGGGAACCGTCCTTTAGAACACAACCTTCTTCGGCTGGTCGAAAAAATTTCGGGTTATTATCTGGCTCCTCTCGCCGCCTGCTTGCGGTTAATTGTCCCCCCCCATTCGATACCAGTAGTAAAGCGAATATCCCTAACGGACGACGGCCGCCAGGCCTTATTGGACCGCTCGCTGGCATCTGACGTCCAGTTGATGCTTCGCAAGTTAGAACAGGCTCCCAGGGGATTACTCCGTTCGTCTCTTATGCGAACGATAAAAAATGGTTCAAATATATTAACTCGTGCGAAAAAGAAGGGATGGATTACTGAACAGACGACCCTGCCTTCAGGGTCCAAGGTTCAAAGTCCGGTTCGTGGAATCAGAGTTGGACGAAACCCCATGCATTCAGTTTCCCGAGGGCTATTTGATCCTCCTGAAGAATCAGGTGAACTCCCGGAATCTCTTCAAAGTTCGGCATCCAGCTTTAAAGACAACCGGATATGGAAACACTTGTTCTCTGCCGTCCAAACCGGCGGTTTTCAGGAGGTGCCTGTTGTAGGATCGGAATTAGTTCGACAGGATCTGTTGTTCACGATGATTGAGACCATTTTGAATAAAGACCGTCGCGTCCTCATCCTTGCCCCAGAAGTTCAACAAGCCGAAATCCTTGGCGAACAGGTACGACGTGTTGGCAATTTTCAGGTTGAGGTCTACCATGGCCACCTCTCGACAATGGTTCGTGCTGCTCGATGGGAACGAATTCGACAGGGCGACGTGCAGGTCGTGGTGGGGACTCGATCAGCACTATTTCTGCCAGTTCCAAATTTGGGGCTCGTTTGGATCAATCAGGAGGAGGATCCGTCCTACAAAGATGAGCACCTTCCGTATTTTCACGCCCGGGAAGTCGCGCGAATGCGGGGAGAATGTGACCAGGCTCTCGTCGTGTATGGTTCGAGGTCGCCTTCCTTGGAACTCTTCGGACGATACACAGAGCAGGTCTGTGAGTCATTGGAACGCTCCTCACAGCAGATTCCCCATGTGAATATGGTTGATTTACGAACCTTACCGTATGAGACCATCATGTCCCCGGCTTTAATCACCAGGATCACGCGGTCCTTGGACGAGGGGGAGCAAGTCATTTTACTTCTCAATCGTAAAGGGTTTTCCGGTGCGCTGGTGTGCCGGGATTGTGGAAAGGCTCCGAGCTGTCCCACCTGCGGAGTGGCCTTGAAACTCTATCAGCGACCTTCCCGTTTGGTGTGCACCTACTGTGAGGGAGTTCAACCAACACCTGAAACCTGCCCCACGTGTCAGGGCAGGGTGTTTCGATTTTCCGGCATGGGAACGCAGCGACTGGAAGAAGAGGTGAGGCGACTTTTTCCGGCGGTTCCGGTTGCTCGGTTCGATCGGGAGAATGTAAAAACCCCCGACGCGGCTGATACGATGTTACGCCAATTCCGGCAGAGGGTTATTGGGGTAATGATCGGGACGGAATTTTTAGTTCATCAATCAGAGCCACCTACGGCGCCGGTCATTGGGTTTCCTCAAGCTGATTTTGGGCTCCATATTCCTGAATTCCGGTCAGCCGAACGAACCTTTCAGATGTTGTCGAAGGCTCTCAGTTTGGCCCGGAAGGGACAGGAGCCCGGAGAGGTAATTCTCCAAACCCGAATTCCTGATCATCATGTACTCACAGCCATTACGCACCAATGTCCTCGAATGTTTTATGACCAGGAACTGGAGTTGCGTGATCTCTTAGGGTATCCCCCGGCTACCCACCTAATATTATTGGTTGTGACGGGGGAGCAGGCGTCACGCGTGCAAAAAGTCGTGGACTTTCTCCATCAACGATTGAAGGAGTTTGAACGAAAAAGGCCTCCAGGAGCGGCGGGAAAAGGGGGCATGGGAACTCCAATGGTTCTGGGTCCGATGGCATCCAAGAAACCAGGACGGATCAAGAAAAATCGTGTAATCTTTTTGATGAAAACGGCTGATTTATCGGAAGCACAGCGAGGCCTTCAAAGCCTTCAGCGGGAGTATGAAGCAGAATTTCCCAAAGATCCTGTCGTCGTTGAATTTAATGTGGATCCTATGGACATTCAATAGCAGGGGTTTGGCCTTATCATGGGATTAGCCTGATCGCCTCCTTGACTGTTTCTTCTGGTTTTTTGTTTTGGGAAGGGTGGTTGAAGGGGAGGTCGAGGTGTTCTTCTCTCGAGTGCGTTTGAAAATGCCATAGGCAAAGGTCATCCAGAACACGCCGGAAAACAGGCCAAACAACACGGCGGTGAAAATCCGTTCCAATTCTTCTAGCGGAGGTTCTGGTCCCAGCTTTTGAAGATCGGCCATTTGCATGATGGGCCACGCCAAACTTTCCACTCCTAAGAGGAGTGTGGAAATCGCCCAGATAATTCCAATAGACGGACTTTTCCAGGCCAACAAGAGGGCCAATCCGATGGCTAGAGCCATCCCCATAGGTACCGATAAGGCCCCCACTAATAACCAGAGTCCCACCGTCACGGTGAGGCTACCCAACACAGCGTTCAGTTGATGCCACACATGATCATTCATCTCGAATCGTCCTGGAAAGTCCTGTTAATGTTGCCCACCTTATCATAGACGCTCGTTCCCCAGCATCCTGTATGGTTTTGGTGACTGACCAACCGTGCCGGAATTCGATCTAGCGACCAATATCAGCCAAAGGTTCGGTGGTGAGGGTATAGGCTCCGCGAGGGTTATGTGCCAAATGATTTGACTGAGGGAGGTCATCAGATTTTGGAGTGCTTTCACAATCCGGAGTGAGCACGATTCCCCAATGCGCATTTTCTTCACAAGTATTCTCGAGAATAAGCGCCTTGGCGAGGTGAAAGAGCAGAATGCCGCTTAGCATATTTTCCCGACAGATGTTTTTAATCATATCGGGTCGAGTGCCCTCGTCCCGTGCGGCCATTCCAAAATGATGATTTCCAAAACATGTATTTTCGCGGAGATACGGTTGAGCTCCGGCAAACGAAAAAATACCGGACTCCCGATTATGAGTGATCTCGTTGTCGAGCAAGGTCGGGCGGCAATCCGGTCCATAAATAACGACTCCGGATAAAAGCCCTTCTGTGGCCCTGCAGTGAGATATGGTGCATACCGAATCTAAAATATTCAGGGCGGAGTGTTGGTCGCTGCCCACATACCGAAACGTGATGCCACTGATCTGTCCGCCGGAAACTCGTTGAAGATAGCAAGGACCGCTCCGCCGATTGAATATTGTGACCTGGTCCCGACCGGCGCCGACCAGATGGATGGTTCGCTCAGTCATTACCAACCGATCTTCATAAACCCCCGGTCGAATAAATATTTGATCATCTTGTTGCGCGTGAGCGAGAGCTTCGCTGGGTAGGGTGAAGCAACCTGGGCGCTCCGCATCTACAATTAACGTTTTTCCCCCGAAAGGATTGGGTGGCGGTTCGTGAAGAGGTGATTGTTCAGTGGACAAGGCCATCTCCTATTTCAAAATTGTTCCGTCAAACTGGGGCCATGAAATCTACGGTGAAAAGGTATTGAACGTCCTCAAGCAGACGAATACAAACCGAAGGGTGAACCATACAGAATATTCTTAGATTGGCATTTCATTATCTAAAATCCAAAGGAAAAAGTGCCTGTATTTTTGCCCTTCCCTCTTCTGGTATTGAAATTGCTCGGGTTTTCCACTTGTACAAAAAATAAATTCTAAAGTCTTTTTTGTCCAAAGTTATGTTTAATGATCGAAGAATTATTCTGCATGAGGAGTGAAGTTTGATTCCCCCTCAGTAATTTCAACTGCTTTTGTCAGAAAAATCTGACTCCCCCTCAGTAATTTCAACTGTTTTCCCCCAGGAAAGCGAGATTTTTTATGCGACGGTATGAGAGGAGTAGTATGTCCACGTTCTTTTTGTGCCTAGTGCTGGCCACGATGTCGTTTATAACAGATTTACCTGGAGCCCAGGCACAGGAAACCGATATCTTTCAACATCCTAATACTGAGCTGGCAGGGATTAAGAAATCTTTAGAGCAGCAAATTGGGGCCGGCCGGGGAAATATCAATACTCCCGATTTCTCGCTATACATCATTAACCGGGATCCGTTCCGCTCCATTCGTCGTGGTCGAAATCTCTTTCAACGAAAGTTCACCATATCTCAAGGGATGGGCCCACGCAATGGTGACGGGTTTGGAGATATTAGCGCTGATAACTCGCTGGGTGCAGGTTTAGCCGATAGTTGTGCGGCCTGTCACGGACGTCCACGTAGCTCGGCGGGGTTTGGTGGAGACGTGTTTACCCGTCCGGATAGCCGGGATGCCCCGCATTTATCCGGGTTAGGGATTA
Above is a window of Candidatus Nitrospira neomarina DNA encoding:
- a CDS encoding SulP family inorganic anion transporter, with product MSRRKLTMEHLTAGIRVYLKDFNFKDNFKGLASNVRGDVLAGITVAMVVLPMALAFGVASGLGAIAGMWSAVAAGLIAGPLSGSAWSVGGPTGPITIQILSMTQTNKLADGSPDLIFVFTTIALAGFILIVLGLLKLGQFIKFTPYSVISGFMTGLGVLYMLLQLNPFLGLPGVKSITSAITELPSSLVHASPVALGIGLLTLLIVIVWPKISPVTWLPGPLIGLLAGTVTTVALGLDIPKIGDIPTGLPELYLPDLNILEKAFVPAAALAGLCIFDSLLTCLIVDNMTGTHHNSDRELVAQGSANLFSGLVGGLGGATNTMPCVVNIQSGARTRLSSITMGLVLLSFIFGLGSLAASIPLSALAGILLKAGYDILDMRVLPVVRRLPTSDLMVFGLVVFMTVFWNLLSAMAMGLAVAFFRFVKDQSDRYKADLTQRDEDVKQEEEDLIFSFARDYARKISQDGANIGELSGRFEHIVRDRILIVRPHGPLFFGAIDWLNETVEHLDSKDVLIIRCKWLDELDLSGAYALGDLIEAANSRGVAVLTAGMSPRTRQILADLNELSRLKEDYICTHFNEALDTAMQIVEKKAVEIRLHAHNEPVLTGG
- a CDS encoding ATP-binding protein; this translates as MSLNKLFLNLPIARKLLLVSGVPVLAVLILSLVTYRSVQTFSLDEDRLNDVYLVQSASAEYMRLVVDLETGFRGFILTQKAPFLQPYLAARQRVLLLGNSLRQMVKSVEEQRQVIETVQGMVEQLMNDKDRLIERVKAGFPQEATDYVESETGRILMLAIREEMARFDRREVTQLQHALGSSAADRAALMGVVVWGGSLALILLLVPLHLIARSITGPLTTLVKAVENVSGGNIPNIPVFQRGDEIGELTKVMQTMGTQIRNHIRRIEQSEQELRTLNQDLTSSEAKYRGIVDYAPIGIFTAKKDHLIFSNRQNWVLAGRNPDEVLDPEHMWEAIHPDDREGVRETFQDAVHQSEPFERVLRFLHPDGAVRKVLCRAVPIQDHGGQTMVYQGFNVDITALEYMRAQLNRSDRLATLGQMAAGIAHEIRNPLVGIGSTTTLLMEDFPDGDSRHEDLVTILKETRRLDRIVNQIVDFARPRDLLPVTFQLQDLIQESLQVLNEPIKQMDIQIDFHPPAKLHSIQADRDQLKQVLLNVIQNAVEAMSEGGCLRLSVEEETIERIPGLRITVQDNGKGISPSALPRIFEPFFTTGKHRGTGLGLPICRNIIEAHGGEIHAESQSGIGTTMTWWLPCVCQPQLPTV
- a CDS encoding sigma-54-dependent transcriptional regulator produces the protein MRANIFVTDDDDVVRQAISRRIAKRHHHVRSFASGEALLEALDHDAPDLILLDLKMAGLSGLETLKHIRAKSQQSLVILLTAYGTVEDAVEAIKLGAYDFLIKSVDFSSVEPVIDRALDYLSLRRRIDFETQDRPGRYAFNSLIANSPSMKELIGQIQEMAKNLKTTVLLFGETGTGKEFVARVLHHNGPRDKGPFVGVNCTAIPQELFESELFGYERGAFTGANQRKPGLCEQAEGGTLFLDEIGDLNPSMQAKLLRVLQERSFKRLGGQEDIEVDFRLIAATNRDLRKDVAQGRFREDLFFRLNVVSLNLPPLRNRIEDIIPLALATLIRQSSDLGKEVSAIEPEAQRLLERYPYPGNIRELENIMERAAIFCRGKSLTEGDLPREVHEEARSSVNAVTRGDQKVVRMEMILGEQSLAGIESDLIEEVMRLSDYNKSLAAKYLGITRFALDRRLKKIPES
- the priA gene encoding replication restart helicase PriA, producing MLADVVLPARRFQVFTYQVPPHLLSLLYVGSPVVVPLGSTVVSGVVVTLFEAQNSYSQQTKLRKKSLRAILSLEADAGNRPLEHNLLRLVEKISGYYLAPLAACLRLIVPPHSIPVVKRISLTDDGRQALLDRSLASDVQLMLRKLEQAPRGLLRSSLMRTIKNGSNILTRAKKKGWITEQTTLPSGSKVQSPVRGIRVGRNPMHSVSRGLFDPPEESGELPESLQSSASSFKDNRIWKHLFSAVQTGGFQEVPVVGSELVRQDLLFTMIETILNKDRRVLILAPEVQQAEILGEQVRRVGNFQVEVYHGHLSTMVRAARWERIRQGDVQVVVGTRSALFLPVPNLGLVWINQEEDPSYKDEHLPYFHAREVARMRGECDQALVVYGSRSPSLELFGRYTEQVCESLERSSQQIPHVNMVDLRTLPYETIMSPALITRITRSLDEGEQVILLLNRKGFSGALVCRDCGKAPSCPTCGVALKLYQRPSRLVCTYCEGVQPTPETCPTCQGRVFRFSGMGTQRLEEEVRRLFPAVPVARFDRENVKTPDAADTMLRQFRQRVIGVMIGTEFLVHQSEPPTAPVIGFPQADFGLHIPEFRSAERTFQMLSKALSLARKGQEPGEVILQTRIPDHHVLTAITHQCPRMFYDQELELRDLLGYPPATHLILLVVTGEQASRVQKVVDFLHQRLKEFERKRPPGAAGKGGMGTPMVLGPMASKKPGRIKKNRVIFLMKTADLSEAQRGLQSLQREYEAEFPKDPVVVEFNVDPMDIQ
- a CDS encoding right-handed parallel beta-helix repeat-containing protein; translated protein: MSTEQSPLHEPPPNPFGGKTLIVDAERPGCFTLPSEALAHAQQDDQIFIRPGVYEDRLVMTERTIHLVGAGRDQVTIFNRRSGPCYLQRVSGGQISGITFRYVGSDQHSALNILDSVCTISHCRATEGLLSGVVIYGPDCRPTLLDNEITHNRESGIFSFAGAQPYLRENTCFGNHHFGMAARDEGTRPDMIKNICRENMLSGILLFHLAKALILENTCEENAHWGIVLTPDCESTPKSDDLPQSNHLAHNPRGAYTLTTEPLADIGR